One genomic window of Haliotis asinina isolate JCU_RB_2024 chromosome 4, JCU_Hal_asi_v2, whole genome shotgun sequence includes the following:
- the LOC137280893 gene encoding monocarboxylate transporter 6-like gives MPNIDVSNLSRVLKMNLETCQGSSTRCLSTIAEERDTDSKHFSFTNKIQDEENVFNSNMNRGGYDCRGHKLDVNNNLHSKNGSSLEVKVPAKGAGKRDRTKYYQIMSVVSGFIVNLFAGGIPNCNGIMYTYMKEPLGVTEKELSWIGSLMSGFIGIASVVGMLCLESLGARRTTLLGGVLATTGFIMGSQMHNLYVLYLTLGVLPGMGICLSYTATMVNVNTQFTKWRPLAVGVSITGLSVGMLIWPPMCSLTADRLGWQGTFLINGALILHFIPCAMWIPPPNTIESPNGQSLSLSQTMVNCFQIFRIPGAVSVSIAHFTLGFSYYTFSTFIPEYVTTSLFKLTTSQAALVVTTPGYGSMAGRVIFSGVSMATERAAKYIFLSSICVMGLTNLLIPLCTTAEAFYVNGSMYGLALGGFSGVFPLVFVQLFGLQNLSKAFGMFMMCLGLGAFGGSPIQSYLSTIYDKATPFYLAGGSFIVTMMLMMSVVMRKQMVFCTNTRTSDDEKVEGVDNSGFSTDIPDAVV, from the exons ATGCCAAACATAGATGTGAGCAATCTCTCCAGAGTGTTGAAAATGAACCTCGAGACGTGCCAAGGCAGCAGTACTCGGTGTCTCAGTACAATAGCTGAAGAGCGTGACACTGACAGCAAACACTTTAGTTTTACCAACAAAATACAGGatgaagaaaatgttttcaacagCAACATGAATAGGGGAGGATATGACTGCCGGGGACACAAACTTGACGTTAATAATAATCTCCATTCGAAGAACGGAAGCAGTTTAGAAGTCAAGGTTCCTGCCAAAGGTGCAGGAAAACGTGACAGGACAAAATACTATCAGATTATGTCCGTAGTGAGTGGCTTCATTGTCAACTTGTTTGCTGGCGGCATCCCTAACTGTAACGGTATAATGTACACCTACATGAAAGAACCTCTTGGTGTCACGGAGAAGGAACTTTCCTGGATAGGATCGCTCATGAGCGGGTTTATTGGGATTGCAT CGGTTGTAGGGATGCTTTGTTTGGAGAGTCTAGGAGCCCGACGCACCACTTTGTTGGGAGGTGTGTTGGCCACAACCGGCTTCATCATGGGCAGTCAGATGCACAACCTATACGTACTGTACCTCACACTTGGAGTCCTGCCGG GAATGGGTATTTGCCTTAGTTACACAGCTACCATGGTGAATGTCAACACGCAGTTTACCAAATGGCGGCCTTTAGCCGTTGGTGTTTCCATCACCGGGTTATCTGTGGGGATGCTGATCTGGCCACCCATGTGTTCTCTCACTGCTGACAGACTGGGCTGGCAGGGAACCTTCCTCATCAATGGAGCCCTGATATTACATTTCATACCGTGTGCCATGTGGATACCACCCCCTAATACCATCG aaTCCCCCAATGGCCAGAGCCTCTCCCTGAGTCAGACAATGGTCAACTGCTTCCAGATATTCAGGATTCCAGGAGCTGTATCTGTCTCAATCGCTCACTTCACACTCGGCTTCAGCTATTATACCTTCTCCACCTTCATTCCTGAATATGTTACAACGTCTCTGTTCAAATTGACAACCTCACAAGCTGCTCTCGTCGTGACAACTCCGGGATATGGCAGCATGGCTGGTCGTGTTATATTTTCTGGCGTTTCCATGGCGACTGAGAGGGcagcaaaatatatatttctttcctCAATCTGTGTGATGGGCCTTACCAACCTTCTAATTCCATTGTGTACAACTGCCGAGGCGTTCTACGTAAACGGTTCAATGTATGGACTAGCTTTAG GTGGCTTTTCTGGTGTATTCCCTCTTGTCTTTGTTCAACTGTTCGGACTTCAGAATTTGTCAAAGGCATTTGGAATGTTTATGATGTGCCTAGGGCTTGGTGCATTTGGAGGTTCGCCAATACAAA GTTACCTATCAACGATATATGACAAGGCTACCCCATTCTACCTTGCTGGAGGTTCGTTCATCGTgacgatgatgttgatgatgtcgGTGGTGATGAGGAAACAAATGGTGTTCTGTACAAACACAAGGACGTCAGACGATGAGAAAGTTGAAGGAGTTGACAACAGTGGCTTCAGCACAGACATTCCAGACGCCGTGGTTTGA
- the LOC137280895 gene encoding monocarboxylate transporter 3-like, producing the protein MEHTKRDHDRYWKTVAFISCFMSIMIFNSFTETYGVLYIYMREPLQTTEYKLSWIGSLMSGFFGITSLLTSVLVERVGSRYTHLLGGLVLASSVMVSSLTSSIYVLYLTLGVLPGVGSSLVFISSTVHLNRLFSRWRPLAAGGATIGGAVAGLVWPQLISSLADAFHWWGALLIHGALVLHMLPCALNIKHKRNMTTIQYHIAVPVTWDSKVQKEALWKRFRGQVTTKAPGYNSFCLSYFFLGLGIMSFPTFIPDYVMTSLPGHTSSEVALIVSISGAGNILGRCLFSVVAMLHPNFPLHISITATIACGLINVIVVLCQNMNDFYITGGFYGLAFGGFSVAWCPMLVRLFGLENLPKFLGGQLLMQGIGSLCGPPLLSYLADVSGQNEIIFYTTGASFISSFLVVLPFLLGRQCGPGHRDDCPVAGVTNQAVELESIDSPV; encoded by the exons ATGGAACACACAAAACGCGATCATGATCGGTACTGGAAAACAGTAGCTTTCATCAGCTGTTTCATGTCCATTATGATATTTAATTCTTTTACAGAGACCTACGGTGTCCTGTATATCTACATGAGGGAGCCCCTCCAGACGACCGAGTATAAGCTGTCGTGGATCGGCTCTCTGATGAGTGGCTTTTTTGGTATCACAT CTTTACTGACGTCAGTGTTAGTGGAGAGAGTGGGTAGTCGATACACACATCTGCTTGGAGGCCTTGTACTTGCCTCCTCTGTGATGGTTAGCAGTTTGACAAGTAGCATTTACGTCCTTTATCTAACGCTCGGAGTTTTGCCAG GCGTAGGTTCATCGCTCGTTTTCATCTCCTCAACCGTTCATCTAAACCGGTTgttttcaagatggcggccactTGCTGCCGGTGGTGCAACTATTGGAGGGGCAGTTGCTGGTCTGGTATGGCCCCAACTGATATCCAGTCTAGCTGACGCGTTTCACTGGTGGGGCGCACTTCTCATCCATGGTGCACTGGTCTTACACATGCTTCCATGTGCGCT TAACATTAAACACAAAAGAAATATGACAACGATTCAATATCATATTGCAGTACCGGTTACCTGGGACAGCAAGGTTCAAAAGGAGGCTCTATGGAAGAGATTCAGAGGACAGGTCACAACTAAGGCTCCTGGGTACAACTCCTTCTGCCTCTCCTACTTTTTCTTAGGACTTGGTATAATGTCTTTCCCCACATTTATCCCGGACTATgtgatgacgtcacttccgggTCACACGTCATCAGAAGTTGCGCTGATTGTCTCCATTTCTGGAGCGGGGAATATATTGGGCAGATGTCTTTTCAGCGTAGTAGCTATGCTCCATCCAAATTTTCCACTCCATATATCCATTACAGCTACGATTGCTTGTGGGTTGATAAATGTTATAGTGGTGCTATGTCAGAATATGAACGACTTCTACattactggaggattttatGGACTGGCCTTCG GAGGCTTCTCGGTGGCATGGTGTCCGATGTTGGTCCGATTGTTCGGCCTTGAGAATCTTCCTAAGTTCCTTGGAGGCCAGTTACTGATGCAAGGTATTGGATCGCTGTGCGGACCGCCATTGCTAA GTTACCTGGCAGATGTGTCTGGTCAGAACGAGATCATCTTCTACACCACCGGAGCTTCATTCATCAGTAGCTTCCTGGTCGTGCTTCCCTTCCTGCTCGGACGACAGTGTGGACCCGGACATAGAGATGACTGCCCCGTTGCCGGAGTAACCAACCAAGCAGTGGAACTAGAATCCATCGACAGTCCTGTATGA
- the LOC137280896 gene encoding monocarboxylate transporter 13-like, with protein MFSGDVLDVPGELRMGTCRDERCPSRPPNGDNVGSVHQRQSPKNRISVTSSPEGTRRVTSSTYWQIGSVVSCFVANMFYGGLATSYGVMYTYMKDSLGVSEEEVTWIGSLYGGFCGIASILGVVCVDRLGGRLTTLFGGLLAVSGFIIGSQVNDLNALYFSLGVFPGTGACLAYTATMIHVTKQFSKWRPVAVGISVTGLAIGMLMWPPLSDVTADTTGWRGTCLINGALTLHFIPCAMLITPKTKPSSSHEQNVSLCQTMVNCLQIFRIPGTVTASIAHITLGFSYYTFNTFVPGYLTSTMSRLTPSQAALIVTAPGYGSMVGRIIFAGISMATEKAAYYIFLLSICGMGVTNLLIPLCENATAFYITGAIYGLGIGGFFGVLTLVLVQLFGLQNLSNTFGIFMMCIGFGAFGGSPIQSYLSTIYDKATPFYLAGGSFIVTMMLMMSVVMRKQMVFCTKTMSSDSQDAVGVDNSGYSTDTVDTVV; from the exons ATGTTTTCCGGCGATGTGTTGGATGTTCCTGGTGAACTCAGAATGGGGACATGTCGAGACGAAAGGTGTCCCAGTCGTCCACCAAATGGTGATAATGTTGGAAGTGTTCATCAAAGGCAATCTCCCAAAAACAGAATCTCTGTGACTAGCTCTCCCGAAGGCACACGTCGTGTTACCTCAAGTACATACTGGCAGATTGGTTCTGTGGTGAGCTGTTTCGTTGCCAACATGTTTTATGGCGGTCTAGCAACTTCGTACGGAgtaatgtatacatacatgaagGACTCTCTTGGCGTCTCAGAGGAGGAGGTGACGTGGATAGGATCTCTCTACGGCGGATTTTGTGGGATTGCAT ctatactagGGGTGGTGTGTGTGGATCGCCTTGGGGGTCGTCTTACCACGTTGTTTGGAGGTTTGCTGGCTGTATCTGGCTTTATCATCGGCAGCCAGGTGAACGACTTGAATGCGTTGTACTTCTCACTTGGAGTGTTTCCAG GTACTGGAGCTTGCTTGGCATATACAGCAACTATGATACATGTCAccaaacagttttcaaaatggAGACCCGTCGCCGTTGGAATATCTGTAACTGGGTTAGCCATTGGAATGCTGATGTGGCCCCCGTTATCAGATGTTACTGCGGACACGACTGGTTGGCGGGGTACATGTCTCATCAATGGTGCACTGACACTACACTTTATACCTTGCGCTATGCTGATTACTCCGAAAACCAAACCAA GTTCTTCTCATGAGCAAAATGTCTCACTATGTCAGACAATGGTCAATTGTCTACAGATATTCAGGATCCCAGGAACAGTCACAGCCTCAATTGCTCACATCACCCTCGGATTCAGCTACTACACATTCAACACCTTCGTTCCTGGATACCTCACTTCCACGATGTCACGACTGACGCCATCACAAGCTGCTCTCATCGTGACCGCCCCCGGGTATGGCAGCATGGTTGGTCGTATTATATTTGccggcatttccatggcaactgaGAAAGCAGCATACTACATATTCCTTCTTTCCATCTGTGGAATGGGCGTCACCAACCTCTTAATTCCGCTCTGCGAAAATGCCACTGCGTTTTACATAACCGGGGCGATTTATGGACTTGGCATAG GTGGCTTTTTCGGTGTTCTTACTCTTGTGCTAGTTCAGCTGTTCGGACTTCAGAATTTGTCAAACacatttggcatttttatgatgTGCATAGGATTTGGGGCATTTGGAGGATCTCCAATACAAA GTTACCTATCAACGATATATGACAAGGCTACCCCATTCTACCTTGCTGGAGGTTCGTTCATCGTgacgatgatgttgatgatgtcgGTGGTGATGAGGAAACAAATGGTGTTCTGTACAAAGACAATGAGTTCAGACAGTCAGGACGCTGTAGGTGTTGACAACAGTGGTTACAGCACAGACACTGTCGATACCGTGGTTTGA
- the LOC137280897 gene encoding monocarboxylate transporter 13-like — protein MPLTVDGNHIHEKHGIKHVDVEGASVSGCKNENINGIYHDKNTEERHPNSSTEKSTAKQNKRYWQIGSIVSCFIANYFAGGLGNSYGVMYTYMKEPLGTTEWELSWIGSLMGACTGFVCILGTFCVDSLGSRVTTVIGAVLTVLGYAIGSQMNNIYLLYFTLGILPGTGVSIAYTAGMVHVNRQFSKWRPVAVGIAVTGIAIGMLSWPPLSAAVAENMGWRGTFLIYGALTMHFLPCALLIPPRTVKDVHYPKVSLREIMFNCFKIYRLPGALAFSIAQLTFGFSYYTFATFLPDYLTTSFSMTSAEAALIVSSSGYGSIFGRVIFCAIAMVKKNGICYILFFSSCMCGISNMIVPLCDGPTTHHINSAVNGLAIGGWMGVLSVVFVELFGLDNLSKTFGMNMVCQGFGALAGPPIQSYLATILWKDITFYSAGTSFLVTTMLVMVAFWQKKRASGTSSVLTIVVVGVDNKGFSQDKVLN, from the exons ATGCCGCTCACTGTGGATGGAAACCACATACATGAGAAGCATGGCATCaaacatgttgatgttgaaggTGCAAGCGTCTCTGGatgcaaaaatgaaaatatcaacggcatttatcatgacaaaaatactGAGGAAAGGCATCCCAACAGCTCAACTGAGAAATCAACggccaaacaaaacaaacgataCTGGCAAATTGGTTCGATAGTCAGTTGTTTTATTGCCAATTATTTCGCTGGTGGACTCGGAAACTCTTACGGAgtaatgtacacatacatgaagGAACCTCTTGGCACCACGGAGTGGGAACTGTCTTGGATAGGATCTCTCATGGGTGCATGTACCGGGTTTGTCT GTATACTTGGAACGTTTTGCGTCGATAGTCTCGGGAGTCGCGTCACCACTGTAATTGGCGCGGTACTTACTGTACTTGGTTATGCCATTGGCAGTCAGATGAACAATATATACCTGCTGTATTTTACCCTCGGCATTCTTCCAG GAACAGGTGTGTCAATCGCCTACACCGCCGGTATGGTGCACGTCAACAGACAGTTTTCAAAATGGCGACCAGTTGCCGTTGGAATAGCAGTAACGGGGATAGCCATAGGAATGCTGTCTTGGCCGCCACTCTCTGCTGCTGTTGCCGAGAATATGGGATGGAGGGGTACATTTCTCATCTATGGTGCACTGACGATGCATTTCCTACCATGTGCTCTCCTGATACCTCCGAGGACCGTCAAAG atgtTCATTATCCAAAGGTCTCATTGAGGGAGATTatgttcaactgtttcaaaatatatcGGTTGCCGGGAGCATTGGCTTTCTCCATTGCTCAACTTACCTTCGGCTTCAGCTACTACACGTTCGCAACCTTTCTCCCGGACTACCTCACAACATCATTCAGCATGACGTCAGCGGAGGCTGCGCTCATTGTTTCATCGTCTGGATACGGCAGTATATTTGGTCGTGTTATATTTTGTGCAATTGCCATGGTGAAAAAGAATGGAATATGCTACATACTGTTCTTTTCGTCCTGCATGTGTGGCATCTCGAACATGATCGTACCACTCTGTGACGGTCCCACAACCCACCATATTAACAGTGCTGTAAATGGACTGGCTATAG GAGGTTGGATGGGTGTTTTGTCAGTTGTGTTTGTGGAGCTGTTTGGTCTTGATAATCTGTCAAAAACATTTGGTATGAACATGGTGTGTCAAGGATTTGGGGCATTGGCCGGACCGCCTATTCAAA gTTACCTTGCAACCATACTTTGGAAGGACATAACATTCTACAGCGCTGGAACTTCATTTCTTGTGACAACAATGTTGGTAATGGTGGCTTTTTGGCAAAAGAAAAGGGCATCTGGCACTTCAAGTGTGCTAACAATAGTGGTTGTTGGTGTCGATAACAAGGGTTTCAGTCAAGACAAAGTACTCAACTGA